Below is a genomic region from Chloroflexota bacterium.
ATGGCATCGAGATGACCTTTGCCCTCAATCATCTTAGTTATTTCTTGCTAACCCATTTACTCCTCGACACGCTCAAAGCCAGCACACCGGCGCGCATTGTCAATGTGGCCTCGGGCGCGCATCGCGGCAATGCGTTGAATTTTAACCGCCTTCAAGGTGAAGGCCTCTATATGGGCTGGGTGGCCTATGGACGCTCGAAGTTTGCTAATATCTTGTTTACCTATGAACTGGCTCGCCGCCTGGAAGGAACTGGTGTAACGGCCAATGCACTGCATCCTGGTTTGGTCAACACCCGCATAGGCAGCCAGAATAATGGTTTTTGGGGTACGCTTTTTCAACCATTAGTTTTTAGTCGGGGAATTTCCCCGGAAGAAGGCGCGTGTACGAGCCTATTTTTGGCAAGCTCACCGGAGGTAGAAGGCGTAAGTGGTGCATATTTCTATAAAGAAAAAGCTGCTTCTTCAGACCCGCGTACGCACAATCTTGCTGATGCCGCACGGCTGTGGCGTATCAGTGTGCAGATGACAGGAATAGCCTGATGCTGTTAGAGAACCTGCGCACGGAGATTATATCAATGGGGAAGCTGCTCATGGCTGATGGTCTGGTGCATAATGGTCAGGGCAACCTTAGCGTATATGACCGCGCCAATGGCTATATCGCCATCACGCCCAGCGCAATTCCCTATGCGGAACGCGAAATCGAAGATATTTGTGTGGTTGATTTGCGGGGCGATTTGATCGAAGGTCGCTGGCAGGCAACCAGTGAAATGGCCTTGCACCTTGTTTTCTATCAGCAGCGTAGCGCTGTGACGGCAGTTGTTCACACCCATGCGGCCTTCTCGACCGCCTTCAGCATCGCTGGGCAGGCTGTTTTGCCAATGCTGCTGAACGAATCGGCGATGGCATTGGGCAGGCCGGTTCCGGTTGCGCCCTATGCCAGGCCGGGGACGCATGAATTAGCGCAGCTGACTTGTGACGCTGCGGGGGATGGAAACGCGGTTATTATGGCGCATCATGGATTGGTGACAGTGGGCAGTTCTCTGGGGGATGCTTACAAAGCCACGCTGGCAGTGGAGGCCACCGCCCAGGCTTTATTCTACGCCCGCGGCATGGGTGGCGTGGTGCAGGCTTTGGACGATGACGAAGTTGCTGCATTGCGAGAGATGGGACAAAGCTACGTACCGCGCACCAACCCATAACGTAATGCCAGCACCGCGGCCTGGGTGCGGTCTGAAACTCCCATCTTCTTGAAAATTTCACTAGTATAGTTGCGCACTGTGCCCTCGCTCAGATAGAGTTGCTGGGCAATATCGGCATTGGACAAGCCCTGCGCCAGAAGGGAGAGAATATCCAGCTCGCGCGGGCTAAATTGCAAATTGGATGGGGTAGTACTGGCGGGTGCTTGTTGGCGGTAGCTGGCGGTAATTCGTCCGGCAATATCGGGGTCTAAAAATGTTTTGCCTGCAGCCGTGCCCAGGATGGCTGCAATCAAATTTTCGGGTGGGGTGTCTTTGAGTAGATAACCCGCCGCGCCGGAACGGATGGCATCAAAAATCCATTCGTCGTCATCGTAGGTGGTTAATACCAGCACGCGAACTTCGGGGTATTTTTGACGGATTTTGCGGGTGGCGATAATCCCGTTCATGATCGGCATCTTCAAATCCATCAGCACGACATCGGGCTGAATTTGCTCCAGCATCTCCAGCGCCACCGAACCATCGTGTGCTGTGCCCAGCACTTCAATCTCCGGGCTGGCACGCAAGATGGTTTGCAACCCCTCACAGACGATGTGCTGATCGTCGCAGATGAATACACTAATCATCGGGAATCTCCAAGGTGACTTGAATTTGGGTGCCCTCTTTGGGGGTACTGCTAACCTCCAACGCGGCACCCAACCCTGCCGCACGTTCGCGCATCCCTCTCAGACCGTGCTTCTCTCCCAGGTCCAAATTTGCAAACTCACCTCCGCGGCCGTCATCCGCAATCAATAGTACCAGAAGATTGTCGGCGAACGTCAGCGAAACCGATACATTTTCAGCCGCGGCATGTTTGACGATATTCTCGAGCGATTCTTGCGCGATGCGGTACAGAGCTTGTTCGGTATCGGGCGGCAGATCGGGGAACTGGTTTTCGATGTTGATATGGATGGAAAACCCGGCGCGGGCAGCCGCATCGTGTGCCAGATTGCGAATAGCGATATTTAGCCCTAAATCTTCAATGGATTTGGCGCGCAAATCTTTGAGCGCGCGGCGGGTGTCGTTGAGGCCGGTGCGGGTGTTTTTTAGGGCGTGATTGAGCATCTGGCGTGCCTCGGGGCTGGCCTCGCCCAATACAATTTTGATGGCTTCCAGATTAACTGCCAACCCGCTAAGGGTGTGCGCCAGGGTGTCGTGCAACTCGCGCGCTAGGCGATTGCGTTCGCGGCTGATGGCGAGCTGTTCCAGCGTGTTGGCGTGCTGACTTAAGCGAAGATTGGCGCGCAGCAATTGTTTGCGCTGAATGCGTTGTGTATCGATCAGCCGGGTGACAATATGCCCCACGGTGCCAAAAGCGAAGGCCCGAATCATCGGCGCGCCCAGGATAGGGAGCGTATCGAAGTTGATTTGGGCTAGGCGCGGCAGCAGCACCCAATATTCCACAGCGGTAGCAAATAGAATAAATGCCACCACATAGCGAAAGCGGTACTGCCAGGCAATTAGTACCAGTGGCACGACCATAATGGGGAAGAGCAGCCAACTGCGCATAATGGTGTCGATGGCCTTTTCTTGCGGAGCCGCCAGATAGATCAGGTTGCTGAAAATGGGCACCACGGTGGCCGCGATCAACGCCAGGGGGAGATAATAGTTTCTGAGTTTGCGTTGCAGCCAGCCCCAATAGAGATAGCCCAGCAAGATCAGGTTAATGCCAAAATTGAGATAGGATTGAATTTGGGGGAAGGTATCGCCTGCGCCGGTCTGGATGGCGGTATACAACACCAGGGCGGCAAAATAGACCATCGCAATGCTGGTGAAATAACGGAAAATTCGCAATAGGCCGGGTTCGATGGGGCGCAGTTCCATACTTTCATCATATCACAGAGGATTGTAAAAGGCGCTGCTTGATCGGGGAACAAAACTGATATATGACGCTCGTCATCGAATAATTGACGGGCGTCATGCCATTGATGGTGCCTGGCATCTGTGCGTTTGGGCGGAACTTGCTAAGATTGGAGTTGAATCGAGTGTCCCGTGAGAGGTTTGCTTTT
It encodes:
- a CDS encoding response regulator transcription factor; this encodes MISVFICDDQHIVCEGLQTILRASPEIEVLGTAHDGSVALEMLEQIQPDVVLMDLKMPIMNGIIATRKIRQKYPEVRVLVLTTYDDDEWIFDAIRSGAAGYLLKDTPPENLIAAILGTAAGKTFLDPDIAGRITASYRQQAPASTTPSNLQFSPRELDILSLLAQGLSNADIAQQLYLSEGTVRNYTSEIFKKMGVSDRTQAAVLALRYGLVRGT
- a CDS encoding sensor histidine kinase, which codes for MELRPIEPGLLRIFRYFTSIAMVYFAALVLYTAIQTGAGDTFPQIQSYLNFGINLILLGYLYWGWLQRKLRNYYLPLALIAATVVPIFSNLIYLAAPQEKAIDTIMRSWLLFPIMVVPLVLIAWQYRFRYVVAFILFATAVEYWVLLPRLAQINFDTLPILGAPMIRAFAFGTVGHIVTRLIDTQRIQRKQLLRANLRLSQHANTLEQLAISRERNRLARELHDTLAHTLSGLAVNLEAIKIVLGEASPEARQMLNHALKNTRTGLNDTRRALKDLRAKSIEDLGLNIAIRNLAHDAAARAGFSIHINIENQFPDLPPDTEQALYRIAQESLENIVKHAAAENVSVSLTFADNLLVLLIADDGRGGEFANLDLGEKHGLRGMRERAAGLGAALEVSSTPKEGTQIQVTLEIPDD
- a CDS encoding SDR family oxidoreductase: MSEQYQMDGKICMVTGATAGIGKVTAETLARRGAHVVVVGRNPVKCEAIVSGIRETGGQADALVADLSSQAQIRILAEAFEQKYPRLDVLVNNAGNYFMRRQFSEDGIEMTFALNHLSYFLLTHLLLDTLKASTPARIVNVASGAHRGNALNFNRLQGEGLYMGWVAYGRSKFANILFTYELARRLEGTGVTANALHPGLVNTRIGSQNNGFWGTLFQPLVFSRGISPEEGACTSLFLASSPEVEGVSGAYFYKEKAASSDPRTHNLADAARLWRISVQMTGIA
- a CDS encoding class II aldolase/adducin family protein, encoding MLLENLRTEIISMGKLLMADGLVHNGQGNLSVYDRANGYIAITPSAIPYAEREIEDICVVDLRGDLIEGRWQATSEMALHLVFYQQRSAVTAVVHTHAAFSTAFSIAGQAVLPMLLNESAMALGRPVPVAPYARPGTHELAQLTCDAAGDGNAVIMAHHGLVTVGSSLGDAYKATLAVEATAQALFYARGMGGVVQALDDDEVAALREMGQSYVPRTNP